The Roseibaca calidilacus genome has a window encoding:
- the mltG gene encoding endolytic transglycosylase MltG produces MIRHIVANTLTLMIVGLIGLAVVIAAGQRQFTAPGPLTQAICYRVAPGANLQQVSAQLAEMGAIGSPQVFRIGARYTDRADQLRFGSYLVPEAASMDEIMDLLTRGGASTCGSEIQYRIGVTRIDTLVRELDPATQTFETVVQFDAGETPPADYARYSAMPDISLRITVAEGATSWQIWDGLRQAEFLSGDVGEQPDEGWLAPDSYAVTRGQDRAELLAEMRARQETILAELWETRAPDLPYDSPYDALIMASIVEKETADPEERPQVAGVFVNRLGIPMRLQTDPTVIYGITMGEGTLGRGLRRSELDAVTPYNTYRIDGMPPTPIANPGRESIAAALNPDATPYLYFVANGTGGHTFSTNLADHNRAVARWREIEAERARDD; encoded by the coding sequence ATGATCCGTCACATTGTCGCCAATACACTTACCCTGATGATCGTGGGGCTGATCGGGTTGGCTGTTGTCATCGCGGCAGGCCAACGCCAGTTCACCGCGCCGGGGCCCTTGACCCAAGCCATTTGTTACCGGGTGGCACCCGGGGCCAACCTGCAACAGGTTTCCGCCCAGTTGGCGGAAATGGGGGCAATCGGCTCGCCGCAGGTGTTCCGCATCGGGGCGCGCTATACTGACCGCGCTGACCAGTTACGCTTTGGGTCGTATCTGGTGCCTGAAGCGGCCTCTATGGACGAAATCATGGACCTGCTGACGCGTGGCGGCGCATCCACCTGCGGATCTGAAATTCAGTATCGGATTGGCGTGACCCGCATTGACACGCTGGTGCGCGAATTGGACCCGGCCACGCAGACATTCGAAACCGTTGTGCAATTTGACGCAGGCGAAACCCCGCCCGCCGACTATGCCCGCTACAGCGCCATGCCCGATATCAGCTTGCGCATTACCGTGGCCGAGGGGGCCACAAGCTGGCAGATCTGGGATGGGCTGCGGCAGGCCGAATTCCTGTCGGGCGATGTGGGCGAGCAACCCGACGAAGGCTGGCTGGCCCCCGACAGCTACGCGGTAACGCGCGGACAGGACCGGGCCGAATTGCTGGCCGAAATGCGTGCGCGGCAAGAGACGATCTTGGCCGAGCTTTGGGAAACCCGCGCGCCGGACCTGCCCTATGACAGCCCATACGACGCGCTCATCATGGCCTCTATCGTGGAAAAGGAAACCGCCGATCCAGAAGAACGCCCGCAGGTGGCAGGCGTTTTCGTCAATCGGCTGGGCATTCCCATGCGGCTGCAAACCGACCCGACGGTGATTTATGGCATTACCATGGGCGAGGGCACTTTGGGCCGTGGGTTGCGCCGGTCGGAACTGGACGCGGTGACACCCTACAACACATACCGTATTGACGGAATGCCACCCACCCCCATTGCCAACCCCGGACGAGAGTCGATTGCAGCGGCGCTGAACCCGGATGCCACGCCTTATCTGTATTTTGTCGCAAATGGCACCGGCGGTCATACTTTTAGCACAAACTTGGCCGATCATAACCGTGCCGTGGCCCGCTGGCGCGAGATCGAAGCGGAGCGCGCGCGCGACGATTAA
- a CDS encoding DNA polymerase III subunit gamma/tau, which yields MSEQYQVLARKYRPESFADLIGQDAMVRTLRNAFAADRIHHAFIMTGIRGTGKTTTARIIAKGLNCIGLDGQGGPTTEPCGQCEHCRAIIEGRHVDVMEMDAASRTGVGDIREIIDSVAYRAASARYKIYIIDEVHMLSNNAFNALLKTLEEPPAHVKFIFATTEIRKVPVTVLSRCQRFDLRRIEPEVMIAHLDRVARAEGGQVAADALALITRAAEGSVRDAMSLLDQAISHGAGETTADQVRAMLGLADRARVLDLFDHIMRGDAASALSELAAQYADGADPMAVLRDLAEITHWLSVTQITPDAGDDPTISPEERDRGAAMAAALPMRVLTRTWQMLLKALEEVASAPNAMMAAEMAIIRLTHMADLPSPEEILRKWHDQTPPTGGAGAPAPRGAPMGGSAPRAVSRGAAHGPQAALAGVAPALSDYPDFDSVVALIRARRDMTLLVEVETNLRLVRYSPGRIEFQPTESAPVDLAQRLGARLQGWTGARWAVSVTNTGGGATIAERQAEQHSVNAAEALQNSIVLAVLEAFPKAKIAEIRSLTSPEDEAASAALPEVEDEFDPDWDPFEEDDG from the coding sequence ATGAGCGAACAGTATCAGGTTCTGGCGCGCAAATACCGCCCCGAGAGTTTTGCCGATCTGATCGGGCAAGACGCCATGGTGCGCACCCTGCGCAACGCCTTTGCCGCCGACCGGATTCACCATGCCTTTATCATGACGGGCATTCGCGGCACCGGCAAAACCACCACCGCGCGGATCATTGCCAAGGGGCTGAACTGTATCGGGCTGGACGGACAAGGCGGGCCAACCACGGAACCTTGCGGGCAGTGCGAGCATTGCCGCGCCATCATCGAAGGCCGCCATGTCGATGTGATGGAAATGGACGCCGCCTCGCGCACCGGTGTGGGCGATATCCGTGAAATTATCGATTCTGTCGCCTATCGCGCGGCGTCGGCCCGTTACAAGATCTATATCATCGACGAAGTGCACATGCTGTCGAACAACGCGTTCAACGCGCTGTTGAAAACGCTGGAAGAACCGCCCGCGCATGTGAAATTCATTTTTGCCACGACCGAGATTCGCAAAGTGCCGGTCACGGTGCTGTCGCGCTGCCAGCGGTTTGATCTGCGCCGGATTGAACCCGAAGTGATGATCGCGCATCTGGACCGCGTGGCCCGCGCCGAAGGCGGGCAGGTGGCCGCGGACGCGTTGGCGCTGATTACCCGCGCCGCCGAAGGGTCGGTGCGCGATGCCATGTCGCTTCTGGACCAAGCCATCAGCCATGGCGCGGGCGAAACCACCGCGGACCAGGTGCGCGCCATGCTGGGGCTGGCCGACCGCGCGCGCGTGCTGGATCTGTTCGACCATATCATGCGCGGCGATGCGGCATCCGCCTTGTCTGAACTGGCCGCGCAATACGCCGATGGGGCCGACCCGATGGCGGTGCTGCGCGATTTGGCAGAGATTACCCATTGGCTGAGCGTGACGCAGATCACCCCCGATGCGGGTGACGATCCGACCATCAGCCCCGAAGAACGCGACCGGGGGGCGGCCATGGCCGCCGCGCTGCCCATGCGGGTGCTGACTCGGACTTGGCAGATGCTGCTGAAAGCGTTGGAGGAGGTGGCGAGCGCGCCCAACGCCATGATGGCGGCGGAAATGGCAATCATCCGCCTGACTCATATGGCCGACCTGCCCAGCCCGGAAGAGATTTTGCGCAAATGGCACGACCAGACGCCGCCCACAGGTGGGGCGGGTGCGCCCGCGCCGCGCGGCGCGCCGATGGGGGGCAGCGCCCCGCGCGCTGTGTCGCGGGGCGCGGCCCATGGCCCGCAAGCGGCCCTTGCCGGGGTGGCCCCTGCGCTGTCCGACTACCCCGATTTCGACAGCGTCGTGGCCCTGATCCGCGCGCGGCGCGACATGACCTTGCTGGTCGAGGTGGAAACCAATCTGCGCCTTGTGCGCTACAGCCCCGGCCGGATCGAATTTCAGCCAACCGAAAGCGCGCCGGTTGATCTGGCCCAACGCCTTGGCGCGCGGTTGCAAGGCTGGACCGGCGCACGCTGGGCGGTGTCGGTGACCAATACGGGCGGCGGAGCGACGATTGCCGAGAGACAGGCGGAGCAACATAGCGTTAATGCAGCAGAAGCTTTGCAAAACAGCATTGTATTGGCCGTTCTTGAAGCGTTCCCCAAGGCGAAGATCGCTGAGATTCGCTCTCTGACGTCGCCAGAGGACGAGGCCGCTTCCGCAGCACTTCCCGAGGTGGAAGACGAGTTCGACCCCGACTGGGACCCGTTCGAGGAGGATGACGGGTGA
- the fabF gene encoding beta-ketoacyl-ACP synthase II — MRRVVVTGLGMVTPLACGVEETWTRLLQGQSGAGPITRFDASHLATTYACEVPRGDGSDGTFNPDDWMEPKEARKVDEFILYGIAAADQAVKNSGWMPKDEAARERTGVMIGSGIGGLQSIADTAVLLRDRGPRRVSPFFIPSALINLVSGQVSIRYGFKGPNHAVVTACSTGAHAIGDAARLIQWGDADVMVAGGAESPICEIGIAGFNACKALSTKRGDNPQAASRPYDVDRDGFVMGEGAGVVVLEEYEHAKARGAKIYAEVIGYGMSGDAYHITAPAEDGDGALRSMQAAVKRAGVAAADIDYINAHGTSTMADTIELAAVERLLGDAAAQATMSSTKSAIGHLLGAAGAVEAIFAILAIRDQIAPPTLNLDNPAVETPLDLAPNQPRHRKIDVALSNSFGFGGTNASLILRKLES; from the coding sequence ATGCGCAGGGTAGTCGTCACAGGGTTGGGAATGGTCACGCCGCTGGCTTGCGGTGTGGAAGAAACTTGGACACGCCTGTTGCAAGGCCAATCCGGCGCAGGCCCCATCACCCGCTTCGACGCCAGCCATCTGGCCACGACCTATGCCTGCGAAGTGCCGCGCGGCGACGGGTCTGACGGCACGTTCAACCCCGATGACTGGATGGAACCGAAAGAAGCCCGCAAGGTTGACGAGTTCATCCTTTACGGCATTGCCGCCGCGGACCAAGCCGTGAAGAATTCCGGCTGGATGCCAAAGGATGAGGCCGCGCGCGAACGCACCGGTGTCATGATCGGGTCGGGCATTGGCGGGTTGCAATCCATCGCGGATACAGCGGTGCTGCTGCGCGACCGCGGGCCGCGCCGGGTGTCGCCTTTCTTCATCCCGTCGGCGCTGATTAACCTTGTGTCCGGGCAGGTCAGCATTCGCTACGGGTTCAAGGGGCCGAACCATGCTGTTGTGACCGCCTGTTCCACCGGGGCGCATGCCATTGGCGATGCCGCGCGGCTTATTCAATGGGGCGACGCGGATGTGATGGTCGCCGGCGGGGCCGAAAGCCCGATCTGCGAAATCGGCATTGCCGGGTTCAATGCCTGCAAGGCTTTGTCCACCAAGCGCGGGGACAACCCGCAAGCGGCTTCGCGCCCCTATGACGTGGACCGCGACGGGTTTGTCATGGGCGAAGGCGCCGGCGTTGTGGTGCTGGAGGAATATGAGCACGCCAAGGCGCGCGGCGCAAAAATATACGCCGAGGTGATCGGCTATGGCATGTCGGGCGACGCCTATCACATTACCGCGCCCGCCGAGGATGGCGATGGCGCGCTGCGCTCTATGCAGGCCGCCGTCAAGCGCGCCGGGGTCGCGGCGGCAGATATCGACTACATCAATGCGCATGGCACCTCGACCATGGCCGATACGATCGAACTGGCCGCGGTCGAACGGCTGCTGGGGGATGCGGCGGCACAGGCCACCATGTCCTCCACCAAATCGGCCATTGGGCATTTGCTGGGGGCAGCGGGCGCGGTCGAGGCGATTTTCGCGATCCTTGCCATTCGTGACCAGATTGCCCCGCCCACACTGAACCTGGACAACCCGGCCGTGGAGACCCCACTGGATCTGGCCCCGAACCAGCCGCGCCATCGCAAGATTGACGTGGCGCTGTCCAACAGCTTCGGCTTTGGCGGCACCAATGCCAGCCTGATCTTGCGCAAACTGGAAAGCTGA
- the recR gene encoding recombination mediator RecR, translating to MADARDEIDALIGQFARLPGLGPRSAQRMVLHLLQRRDQALRPLVIALDRVAQTAQPCTRCGNIATAPICDICADPKRATGEICVVEDVADLWAMERGQAFAGRYHVLGGTLSALDAVGPDELRIPQLVARIATESVTEVILALGATVDGQTTAHYIAEAVEQTGVTLSALAQGVPVGGELDFLDDGTIGAALRSRRAF from the coding sequence ATGGCCGATGCACGGGATGAAATTGACGCGTTGATCGGTCAGTTCGCGCGGTTGCCGGGCCTTGGGCCTCGGTCGGCGCAGCGCATGGTATTGCACTTGTTGCAGCGCCGCGACCAGGCGCTTCGGCCTTTGGTTATTGCGCTGGACCGCGTGGCGCAGACCGCGCAGCCCTGCACCCGTTGCGGCAATATCGCAACCGCGCCCATTTGCGATATCTGCGCCGACCCGAAACGCGCAACCGGCGAGATTTGCGTGGTCGAGGATGTCGCTGATCTGTGGGCGATGGAACGCGGACAGGCATTCGCAGGGCGCTACCATGTGCTTGGGGGCACGCTGTCCGCGCTCGACGCGGTGGGTCCGGACGAGTTGCGCATTCCGCAGCTTGTGGCGCGGATCGCCACAGAAAGCGTGACCGAGGTGATCCTTGCCTTGGGGGCCACGGTCGATGGTCAAACCACGGCGCATTACATCGCTGAAGCGGTCGAGCAGACCGGCGTTACGCTGAGTGCGCTGGCCCAAGGCGTGCCGGTGGGGGGCGAGCTGGACTTTCTGGATGATGGCACGATTGGCGCCGCGTTGCGGTCGCGGCGGGCATTCTAG
- a CDS encoding YbaB/EbfC family nucleoid-associated protein: MFKGLGGMGDMAKMMKAAQEMQGKMAQLQEDLKGITVTGESGAGLVKATATAKGELTALDIDPSIFNSDDKEVVEDLILAAIKDAQAKAEARSREEMGKIAESMGLPRDMNLPM; this comes from the coding sequence ATGTTCAAAGGTTTGGGTGGCATGGGCGACATGGCCAAAATGATGAAGGCCGCGCAGGAGATGCAGGGCAAGATGGCGCAGCTTCAGGAAGACCTGAAGGGGATCACGGTCACGGGCGAATCCGGGGCCGGGCTGGTCAAGGCCACGGCCACCGCCAAGGGTGAATTGACGGCGCTCGACATTGACCCGTCGATCTTCAACTCGGATGACAAGGAAGTGGTGGAAGACCTTATCCTTGCCGCGATAAAAGACGCCCAAGCCAAGGCGGAAGCGCGCTCTCGCGAGGAGATGGGCAAGATCGCGGAGAGCATGGGGCTGCCGCGCGACATGAACCTGCCGATGTAA
- a CDS encoding glycosyltransferase, with amino-acid sequence MANAAVQHLVAAPPPRQTQLRVLSGDGPPRKPLGEILREMGALSAAQLMRAIRQQDGRAALLGEILLARGWITQDHLMQALSLQFGTRFLTAADPPPDPRLLDRLGVVRALTLKCLPWHAAGGMTVVASARPAEFERHRPELEAVFGPVVMMLTSEAHLHARILSLRRNRLRLWAETCVAEKESCRMLQNRWFSRVLAALLAGLTLLAVLWPLGVLMALTAVAVFALVLSTLLKLAAAFAALRCGPVDTPLVHDTRQDPIVSVMVPLYREPEVVPRLVNRLARLTWPRELTDILLVVEENDHLTRDALAKQRLPNWMRVILVPDAKLKTKPRALNYAMAFARGDIIGVYDAEDAPEPDQIHRVVAAFALGPKNLACVQGVLDFYNPAVNWLSRCFTIEYATWFRVILPGMQRLGLAVPLGGTTLFFRRDVLTSLGGWDAHNVTEDADLGIRLARHGYVTHLLPTVTFEEANCHVLPWIKQRSRWLKGYAITWLVHMRQPALLWSQLGAWRFFGVQVLFLGTLVQFLLAPLLWSFWLMLLGLGHPLQDTLPGQAFSVLAAVFLLAEATTLALGAIALRARHHAGLWRWLPALHLYFPLAVLAVYKALWELISAPFYWDKTAHGKYAGAREAQVIQA; translated from the coding sequence ATGGCGAATGCGGCGGTTCAACATCTGGTAGCAGCGCCGCCGCCGCGCCAAACGCAACTGCGGGTGCTGTCGGGCGACGGCCCGCCGCGCAAGCCCTTGGGCGAGATCCTGCGCGAGATGGGCGCGCTCAGCGCCGCGCAGTTGATGCGGGCCATTCGCCAGCAAGATGGGCGTGCGGCGCTGTTAGGCGAAATCCTTCTGGCGCGCGGCTGGATCACGCAAGACCACCTGATGCAGGCGCTGTCCCTCCAGTTCGGAACGCGCTTTCTGACCGCAGCCGACCCGCCCCCCGACCCGCGCTTGCTGGATCGGCTGGGCGTGGTGCGGGCGCTGACGCTGAAATGCCTGCCGTGGCATGCGGCGGGGGGTATGACCGTGGTCGCCAGCGCGCGCCCGGCAGAGTTCGAGCGCCACCGCCCAGAGCTGGAAGCCGTGTTCGGCCCTGTCGTGATGATGCTGACCTCGGAAGCGCATCTGCACGCGCGTATCCTTAGCCTGCGTCGCAACCGGCTGCGGCTATGGGCGGAAACCTGCGTTGCCGAAAAGGAAAGCTGCCGCATGTTGCAAAACCGCTGGTTCAGCCGCGTGCTGGCGGCGTTGCTGGCGGGGCTGACGCTTTTGGCGGTGCTTTGGCCGTTGGGGGTGCTGATGGCGCTGACCGCGGTGGCGGTTTTCGCGCTGGTCCTATCGACCCTGCTAAAGCTGGCGGCGGCATTTGCCGCGCTGCGCTGCGGGCCTGTGGACACGCCGTTGGTGCATGACACGCGGCAGGATCCCATCGTGTCGGTCATGGTGCCGCTATACCGCGAACCCGAAGTGGTGCCGCGCTTGGTCAACCGGCTGGCGCGGCTGACATGGCCGCGCGAATTGACCGATATCCTGCTGGTGGTCGAGGAAAACGACCATCTGACCCGCGACGCACTGGCCAAGCAGCGCCTGCCCAATTGGATGCGCGTCATTCTGGTGCCCGATGCCAAGCTGAAAACCAAACCGCGCGCATTGAATTACGCCATGGCCTTCGCGCGCGGCGATATTATTGGGGTTTATGATGCAGAGGACGCGCCCGAACCCGACCAGATACATCGCGTTGTCGCGGCCTTCGCTTTGGGGCCGAAAAATCTGGCCTGCGTGCAGGGTGTGCTTGATTTCTACAATCCGGCGGTGAACTGGCTGTCGCGCTGTTTTACCATTGAATATGCGACATGGTTCCGGGTTATCCTGCCGGGAATGCAGCGGCTGGGGCTGGCGGTGCCGCTTGGCGGCACGACGCTGTTCTTTCGCCGCGATGTGCTGACCTCGCTGGGCGGATGGGATGCCCATAACGTGACCGAAGATGCCGATCTGGGCATCCGTCTGGCCCGGCATGGCTATGTCACGCATTTGTTGCCCACGGTCACTTTCGAGGAAGCGAACTGCCACGTTCTGCCTTGGATCAAGCAACGTTCGCGCTGGCTGAAGGGCTATGCCATTACATGGCTGGTGCATATGCGCCAGCCCGCGCTGCTCTGGTCGCAACTGGGCGCGTGGCGGTTTTTCGGCGTGCAGGTTCTGTTCTTGGGCACGCTGGTGCAGTTTCTGCTGGCCCCCTTGCTGTGGAGCTTTTGGCTGATGCTGTTGGGCTTGGGCCATCCGTTGCAAGATACTTTGCCGGGGCAGGCCTTTAGCGTGCTGGCCGCAGTATTCTTGCTGGCAGAGGCCACGACGCTGGCACTGGGCGCGATTGCACTGCGCGCGCGCCACCATGCCGGGCTATGGCGATGGTTGCCGGCGCTACACCTCTATTTTCCGCTGGCCGTTCTCGCCGTCTACAAAGCGCTGTGGGAGCTGATCTCTGCCCCGTTCTACTGGGACAAGACCGCGCATGGCAAATATGCCGGGGCGCGGGAAGCGCAAGTTATACAGGCATAA
- the ade gene encoding adenine deaminase, protein MGLEDRIAVARGEAPADLVLRGAETLCMVTGARLAGDVAIHQGQIVGMGAEYDGARVIDLTGQVLVPGFIDTHLHIESSLVTPYEFDRCVAPRGVTTAICDPHEIANVAGADGIRYFQRASEHTVMDIRVNLSSCVPSTHMETAGAALDAQALLALRDHPSVIGLAEFMNFPGVIHRDPGCMAKLHAFAGGHIDGHAPLLSGRDLNAYCAAGIRTEHEATSAEEAREKLQKGLRVLIREGSVSKDMVALAPLLTPTTAPYMCLCTDDRNPLDIAEHGHLDHMIRSLIAMGCDALAVYRAATLSAAEAFGLKDRGQIAPGKRADIVALPDLADCRASLVICGGQVVEGAAFAARQVVAPVARDSVRAPKVQPSDFRHAGNAPDTPVIGILEGKIITEHLRIDIAPEGGDKRPDPARDLARVAVIERHGKNGNIATGFVRGFGMGQGAIAATVAHDHHNIVAVGVEYDDLALAANRLSEIEGGFVVAQGGRVLAELPLPVAGLMSLDSYEDVHARLVALRAAAKSLGVTLEEPFLQLAFIALPVIPHLKITDYGMVDVDRFEVI, encoded by the coding sequence ATGGGCCTAGAAGACCGCATTGCCGTGGCACGGGGCGAAGCGCCTGCCGATCTGGTGCTGCGCGGGGCCGAAACCCTGTGCATGGTCACGGGCGCGCGCCTTGCGGGCGATGTGGCCATCCATCAGGGGCAGATCGTGGGGATGGGCGCTGAGTACGACGGCGCGCGGGTCATTGACCTGACCGGGCAGGTGCTGGTGCCGGGATTCATCGACACGCATCTGCACATCGAATCCTCGCTGGTCACGCCGTATGAATTCGACCGCTGCGTGGCCCCGCGCGGGGTTACGACCGCCATTTGCGACCCGCATGAAATTGCCAATGTCGCGGGGGCTGACGGCATTCGCTATTTCCAGCGCGCGTCCGAACACACGGTAATGGATATCCGGGTGAACCTGTCATCCTGCGTGCCCTCTACCCATATGGAAACGGCAGGTGCCGCGCTGGATGCGCAGGCGCTTTTGGCCCTGCGCGATCACCCTTCGGTGATCGGTCTGGCCGAGTTCATGAATTTTCCCGGTGTCATCCACCGCGATCCGGGCTGTATGGCCAAGCTGCATGCTTTTGCAGGCGGCCATATCGACGGGCACGCGCCGCTTCTGTCGGGGCGCGACCTGAACGCCTATTGCGCGGCAGGTATCCGCACCGAGCATGAGGCGACCAGCGCCGAGGAAGCCCGCGAAAAGCTGCAAAAGGGCCTGCGCGTGCTGATCCGCGAGGGGTCTGTCAGCAAGGACATGGTAGCACTTGCCCCGCTGCTGACACCCACCACCGCGCCCTATATGTGCCTGTGCACCGATGACCGCAACCCGCTGGACATTGCCGAGCATGGCCATCTGGACCACATGATCCGCAGCCTGATCGCCATGGGCTGTGACGCATTGGCGGTCTACCGCGCGGCCACGCTCTCGGCGGCCGAAGCCTTTGGGCTGAAGGACCGTGGCCAGATCGCACCCGGCAAACGCGCCGATATCGTGGCGCTGCCCGATTTGGCCGACTGCCGCGCCAGCCTTGTTATCTGCGGCGGGCAGGTGGTGGAGGGTGCGGCTTTTGCCGCGCGGCAGGTGGTCGCCCCGGTTGCGCGCGACTCGGTGCGCGCGCCGAAAGTTCAGCCCTCTGATTTCCGCCATGCAGGCAACGCGCCCGACACGCCGGTCATCGGTATTCTTGAAGGCAAGATCATCACCGAACACTTGCGCATCGACATCGCGCCAGAGGGCGGCGACAAGCGCCCCGATCCCGCGCGCGACCTGGCGCGGGTGGCTGTGATCGAACGCCATGGCAAGAACGGCAACATAGCGACCGGCTTTGTGCGCGGTTTCGGCATGGGGCAGGGCGCCATTGCCGCCACGGTCGCCCATGACCACCACAATATCGTGGCCGTCGGCGTGGAGTATGACGATCTTGCGCTGGCCGCGAACCGCCTGTCCGAGATTGAGGGCGGTTTCGTGGTTGCGCAAGGCGGTCGCGTCTTGGCAGAACTGCCCTTGCCGGTGGCGGGGCTCATGTCGCTGGACAGCTACGAAGACGTTCATGCGCGTTTGGTCGCGTTGCGCGCGGCGGCGAAATCTTTGGGCGTAACCTTGGAAGAGCCGTTTTTGCAATTGGCCTTCATCGCGCTGCCGGTCATCCCGCATCTGAAGATCACCGATTACGGCATGGTCGATGTGGACCGGTTCGAGGTGATCTGA
- the pcaD gene encoding 3-oxoadipate enol-lactonase translates to MPTAPLNGVDLHYQVTGPEDGLPLVLSNALGCTMDIWDPLLPHLPEGLRVLRYDRRGHGRSGVPQPPYSMGQLVRDTEALLDHLALGPCVFLGLSLGGMVAQGLAIKRPDLCRALILSNTAARIATAEIWRDRAASAGAKGLGALADATMARWFTPRFRATPEFQTWRDMFLATPVDGWVGCAQAIAGTDFYTTTATLRLPCLGIAGDRDGSTPPDLVQETVALIPGAEFALIRHAGHLPQIEKPADYAQAITNFLTRHNLHLAKNARCCGARHHGHGPGA, encoded by the coding sequence ATGCCAACCGCGCCGCTTAACGGCGTGGACCTGCATTACCAAGTGACCGGCCCCGAAGATGGGCTGCCATTGGTGCTGTCCAATGCGCTTGGCTGCACGATGGACATTTGGGATCCGCTATTGCCGCATCTGCCCGAAGGTTTGCGCGTTCTGCGCTACGACCGGCGCGGGCACGGGCGCTCGGGCGTGCCGCAACCGCCATATTCCATGGGCCAGCTTGTGCGCGACACCGAGGCGCTGCTGGACCATCTTGCGCTTGGCCCATGCGTGTTTCTGGGCCTTAGCCTTGGTGGTATGGTGGCCCAAGGGCTGGCGATCAAACGGCCCGATCTGTGCCGCGCGCTGATCTTGTCGAACACGGCGGCGCGCATTGCCACCGCCGAAATCTGGCGCGACCGTGCGGCAAGCGCAGGCGCCAAGGGGTTGGGGGCGTTGGCCGATGCCACGATGGCGCGTTGGTTCACGCCCCGGTTCCGCGCCACGCCCGAATTCCAGACTTGGCGCGACATGTTCCTAGCTACGCCCGTGGATGGCTGGGTGGGCTGCGCGCAGGCCATTGCGGGCACCGATTTTTACACCACCACGGCCACGCTGCGCCTGCCATGCTTGGGGATCGCGGGCGACCGCGACGGGTCGACCCCGCCCGATCTGGTGCAAGAGACAGTCGCGCTTATCCCCGGTGCAGAGTTTGCCCTGATCCGCCACGCAGGCCATTTGCCGCAAATCGAGAAGCCCGCAGACTATGCCCAAGCGATCACGAACTTCCTGACGCGCCACAACCTTCATCTTGCCAAAAATGCGCGCTGTTGCGGCGCCCGCCACCATGGGCATGGTCCGGGCGCGTAA
- a CDS encoding threonine ammonia-lyase, with protein MAGNVLVNIDMIDAAAARLAGHARQTPLLSSPFLDAVAGRRVLVKAECLQHTGSFKYRGARAALSALPDGVTGVLACSSGNHAQGVALAARELGRAAVILMPLDAPRVKLDNTAALGAEVVTYDRATTDRDTLAAELATARGLDLILPFDNAQVIAGQGTVGLEIAAQAADMLADVLVCCGGGGLTAGIALALEARAPGLRVRPVEPEGFDDTAQSLAQGRIVTNPARAGLCDAILTQAPGKLTFPILQRLCGPGLVVSDAQVLAAMALAQDRLKLVLEPGGAVALAAALFLPDAVPGDTVIAVATGGNVDRDVFIRALGAGAFDANRAA; from the coding sequence ATGGCTGGGAATGTGCTTGTGAATATTGACATGATAGATGCTGCCGCCGCGCGGCTTGCTGGCCATGCGCGGCAAACGCCGCTTCTGTCCTCGCCCTTTCTGGATGCGGTTGCGGGGCGGCGCGTGCTGGTCAAGGCGGAATGCCTGCAACATACGGGCAGCTTTAAATATCGCGGGGCGCGGGCGGCTTTATCGGCCCTGCCAGATGGGGTGACGGGGGTTCTGGCCTGCTCTTCGGGCAATCACGCGCAGGGCGTGGCTCTGGCGGCGCGCGAATTGGGGCGCGCTGCGGTCATCCTTATGCCGTTGGATGCGCCACGGGTGAAGCTGGACAACACAGCCGCCCTTGGGGCCGAGGTCGTGACTTATGACCGCGCCACGACCGACCGCGACACTTTGGCGGCGGAACTGGCGACCGCGCGCGGGCTGGACCTGATCTTGCCCTTTGACAACGCCCAGGTGATCGCAGGCCAAGGCACGGTGGGGCTGGAAATTGCCGCGCAGGCCGCTGACATGCTGGCCGATGTGCTGGTGTGCTGCGGCGGCGGCGGGCTGACGGCAGGCATTGCGCTGGCGCTAGAGGCGCGCGCGCCCGGGCTGCGCGTGCGCCCGGTCGAACCCGAAGGCTTTGACGACACCGCGCAATCGCTGGCACAAGGCCGGATCGTGACCAATCCCGCCCGCGCCGGTCTGTGCGACGCTATCCTGACACAAGCGCCCGGCAAGCTGACATTTCCGATCTTGCAGCGCCTCTGCGGCCCCGGTCTGGTCGTGTCGGACGCGCAGGTCTTGGCGGCAATGGCGCTGGCGCAGGACCGGCTGAAACTGGTGTTGGAACCGGGGGGCGCCGTGGCGCTGGCTGCGGCCCTGTTCCTGCCCGACGCCGTGCCGGGTGACACGGTGATCGCGGTTGCCACCGGCGGCAATGTGGATCGCGACGTGTTCATCCGCGCCCTTGGCGCAGGAGCGTTCGATGCCAACCGCGCCGCTTAA